One Brassica napus cultivar Da-Ae chromosome C4, Da-Ae, whole genome shotgun sequence genomic region harbors:
- the LOC106436826 gene encoding solute carrier family 35 member F1 — protein sequence MGLNLEEIKTKKKLTFIGLGLGQIISLLCTCNVFTSSELARKGINVPTTQSFLTYTLLAIVYGGIMLYKRPTIKGKWYHYFFLALADVEGNFLVVKANQYTSMTSVMLLDCWAIPCVLVLTWVFLKTRYRLMKISGVVVCILGVIMVVFSDVHAGSRPGGSNPVTGDILVVAGATLYAVSNTTEEFLVKNANTVELVTFMGFFGAIISAIQICIFERGELRAIDWSAESAFLFLRFAVSMFLFYSLLPVLLKTSGSAMFTLSLLTSDMWAVLIRIFAYHEKVDWLYYLAFATTAIGLIIYSVKEKDEEDQEDEQRKLLDEEGRVSPIATSTGES from the exons ATGGGTTTGAATCTCGAGGAGatcaagacaaagaagaagttgACTTTTATTGGACTTGGATTGGGACAGATCATATCCCTTCTCTGTACTTGTAATGTCTTTACATCTTCCGAGCTCGCCAGAAAAG GAATTAATGTTCCAACAACACAATCTTTCCTCACTTATACGCTACTGGCAATCGTCTATGGAGGTATCATGCTATATAAAAGACCCACAATTAAG GGCAAGTGGTATCACTATTTCTTCCTTGCCTTAGCTGATGTGGAGGGGAACTTTCTTG TGGTGAAGGCTAATCAGTACACATCGATGACGAGTGTGATGCTACTGGACTGCTGGGCGATCCCTTGCGTTTTGGTGCTGACTTGGGTTTTCCTGAAAACAAGATACAGATTGATGAAGATTAGTGGTGTGGTTGTATGTATCCTTGGTGTTATCATGGTAGTCTTCTCTGACGTTCACGCAGGGAGTCGACCAG GAGGAAGTAATCCTGTTACAGGAGATATTCTTGTGGTAGCTGGAGCAACCTTATATGCTGTCAGTAATACCACCGAG GAGTTCCTTGTGAAGAATGCAAACACAGTTGAGCTTGTGACCTTCATGGGATTTTTCGGCGCAATCATTAGTGCCATTCAGAT ATGCATATTTGAACGCGGTGAGCTCAGAGCTATTGATTGGTCTGCTGAGTCT gcttttctttttcttcgaTTCGCAGTCTCGATGTTTCTCTTCTACTCATTACTCCCGGTTTTACTCAAG ACTAGTGGTTCAGCAATGTTCACCCTCTCGTTACTCACATCAGACATGTGGGCTGTTTTGATCCGCATTTTCGCTTATCATGAGAAG GTTGATTGGCTATACTACTTGGCATTTGCTACTACAGCTATTGGACTGATCATATACTCAGT GAAGGAGAAAGATGAGGAGGACCAAGAAGATGAGCAGAGAAAGCTGTTGGATGAAGAAGGTCGAGTCAGTCCTATAGCTACTTCCACCGGAGAATCCTAA
- the LOC106436828 gene encoding PTI1-like tyrosine-protein kinase 3 isoform X1, which produces MYSMDSDYHRRGLAADDRSPVYFVRLDKPRAVDDLYIGKREKMRRWLCCACHVEEPYHASENEHLRSPKHHIDYGYNKRAPVALKPAALKEPPSIDVPALSLDELKEKTDNFGSKSLIGEGSYGRAYYATLKDGKAVAVKKLDNAAEPESNIEFLTQVSRVSKLHHENFVQLFGYCVEGNLRILAYEFATMGSLHDILHGRKGVQGAQPGPTLDWIQRVRIAVDAARGLEYLHEKVQPVVIHRDIRSSNVLLFEDFKAKIADFNLSNQSPDMAARLHSTRVLGTFGYHAPEYAMTGQLTQKSDVYSFGVVLLELLTGRKPVDHTMPRGQQSLVTWATPRLSEDKVKQCVDPKLKGDYPPKAVAKLAAVAALCVQYESEFRPNMSIVVKALQPLLRSSTAVPVQSQGI; this is translated from the exons ATGTATTCAATGGATTCTGATTATCATCGCCGTGGTCTTGCG GCGGACGATCGTTCACCAGTCTACTTTGTTCGGCTTGATAAACCGAGAGCTGTAGACGATCTCTACATAGGCAAGAGAGAAAAGATGCGTAGGTGGTTGTGCTGCGCTTGCCACGTCGAAGAGCCTTACCATGCTTCTGAAAACGAGCACCTGAGAAGCCCTAAGCACCATATTGATTACG GGTACAATAAAAGAGCACCTGTTGCTTTGAAGCCAGCTGCTTTAAAGGAGCCACCATCCATCGACGTCCCTGCATTGTCATTAGATGAGTTGAAAGAGAAGACAGATAACTTCGGATCAAAGTCTTTGATCGGTGAAGGATCCTACGGAAGAGCCTACTACGCAACTCTGAAAGACGGCAAAGCTGTAGCAGTCAAGAAGCTTGACAACGCAGCCGAGCCTGAATCAAACATCGAGTTCTTGACTCAAGTCTCAAGGGTCTCTAAGCTGCACCATGAGAATTTCGTCCAGCTCTTTGGTTACTGCGTAGAAGGGAACCTCCGCATACTCGCTTATGAGTTTGCAACCATGGGGTCTTTGCATGATATCTTACACGGGAGGAAAGGTGTCCAGGGAGCACAGCCAGGTCCAACTCTTGATTGGATCCAACGGGTGAGAATCGCTGTTGATGCAGCAAGAGGGCTTGAGTATCTACATGAGAAGGTTCAGCCTGTGGTTATACACAGAGACATTCGTTCCAGCAATGTGCTTTTGTTTGAAGATTTCAAAGCCAAGATTGCTGATTTCAATCTGTCTAATCAGTCTCCTGACATGGCTGCTCGTCTTCATTCGACAAGAGTCTTGGGAACGTTCGGTTACCATGCACCGGAGTATGCTATGACTGGTCAGCTGACGCAGAAGAGTGATGTTTACAGTTTCGGTGTGGTGCTTTTGGAGCTTTTGACTGGTAGAAAGCCTGTTGATCATACAATGCCTCGCGGCCAGCAGAGTCTTGTCACTTGGGCCACTCCGAGGCTAAGTGAAGACAAAGTGAAGCAGTGTGTTGATCCTAAACTCAAAGGAGACTATCCTCCTAAAGCAGTTGCAAAG CTTGCGGCTGTTGCAGCGTTGTGTGTGCAATATGAATCAGAGTTTAGGCCGAACATGAGCATTGTGGTAAAAGCTCTGCAACCGTTGCTGAGGTCATCAACAGCAGTACCTGTTCAATCACAGGGGATATGA
- the LOC106436828 gene encoding PTI1-like tyrosine-protein kinase 3 isoform X2, with protein sequence MRRWLCCACHVEEPYHASENEHLRSPKHHIDYGYNKRAPVALKPAALKEPPSIDVPALSLDELKEKTDNFGSKSLIGEGSYGRAYYATLKDGKAVAVKKLDNAAEPESNIEFLTQVSRVSKLHHENFVQLFGYCVEGNLRILAYEFATMGSLHDILHGRKGVQGAQPGPTLDWIQRVRIAVDAARGLEYLHEKVQPVVIHRDIRSSNVLLFEDFKAKIADFNLSNQSPDMAARLHSTRVLGTFGYHAPEYAMTGQLTQKSDVYSFGVVLLELLTGRKPVDHTMPRGQQSLVTWATPRLSEDKVKQCVDPKLKGDYPPKAVAKLAAVAALCVQYESEFRPNMSIVVKALQPLLRSSTAVPVQSQGI encoded by the exons ATGCGTAGGTGGTTGTGCTGCGCTTGCCACGTCGAAGAGCCTTACCATGCTTCTGAAAACGAGCACCTGAGAAGCCCTAAGCACCATATTGATTACG GGTACAATAAAAGAGCACCTGTTGCTTTGAAGCCAGCTGCTTTAAAGGAGCCACCATCCATCGACGTCCCTGCATTGTCATTAGATGAGTTGAAAGAGAAGACAGATAACTTCGGATCAAAGTCTTTGATCGGTGAAGGATCCTACGGAAGAGCCTACTACGCAACTCTGAAAGACGGCAAAGCTGTAGCAGTCAAGAAGCTTGACAACGCAGCCGAGCCTGAATCAAACATCGAGTTCTTGACTCAAGTCTCAAGGGTCTCTAAGCTGCACCATGAGAATTTCGTCCAGCTCTTTGGTTACTGCGTAGAAGGGAACCTCCGCATACTCGCTTATGAGTTTGCAACCATGGGGTCTTTGCATGATATCTTACACGGGAGGAAAGGTGTCCAGGGAGCACAGCCAGGTCCAACTCTTGATTGGATCCAACGGGTGAGAATCGCTGTTGATGCAGCAAGAGGGCTTGAGTATCTACATGAGAAGGTTCAGCCTGTGGTTATACACAGAGACATTCGTTCCAGCAATGTGCTTTTGTTTGAAGATTTCAAAGCCAAGATTGCTGATTTCAATCTGTCTAATCAGTCTCCTGACATGGCTGCTCGTCTTCATTCGACAAGAGTCTTGGGAACGTTCGGTTACCATGCACCGGAGTATGCTATGACTGGTCAGCTGACGCAGAAGAGTGATGTTTACAGTTTCGGTGTGGTGCTTTTGGAGCTTTTGACTGGTAGAAAGCCTGTTGATCATACAATGCCTCGCGGCCAGCAGAGTCTTGTCACTTGGGCCACTCCGAGGCTAAGTGAAGACAAAGTGAAGCAGTGTGTTGATCCTAAACTCAAAGGAGACTATCCTCCTAAAGCAGTTGCAAAG CTTGCGGCTGTTGCAGCGTTGTGTGTGCAATATGAATCAGAGTTTAGGCCGAACATGAGCATTGTGGTAAAAGCTCTGCAACCGTTGCTGAGGTCATCAACAGCAGTACCTGTTCAATCACAGGGGATATGA